GACCTTAACCATGCCGAAATAGGAATGGATATCGCCCGTAAGTTTGGGGAGGATCCGCGGGTAATCAACGCTATCGGAAGTCATCACAACGATGTGGAACCCTCCTGCATCGAATCTATCATTGTTCAGATTGCGGACGCCATTTCGGCGGCCCGTCCGGGAGCCCGTCGAGAAACACTGGATAATTACATCAAGCGGCTCGAGAATCTGGAACAAATTGCGGAAAGCTTTAGCGGTGTGGATAAGGCCTTTGCTATTCAGGCCGGTCGGGAACTGCGG
The sequence above is a segment of the Thermanaerothrix sp. genome. Coding sequences within it:
- a CDS encoding HD domain-containing protein; the protein is DLNHAEIGMDIARKFGEDPRVINAIGSHHNDVEPSCIESIIVQIADAISAARPGARRETLDNYIKRLENLEQIAESFSGVDKAFAIQAGRELRILVNNEALNDEQSKELAKQIAKKIENELQYPGRIKVTIIRETRIVEYAR